From one Ochrobactrum vermis genomic stretch:
- a CDS encoding nucleoside deaminase, with protein MKKIADAVNRNTATPMEIALQEARTASLRGEVPIGAVVVHQGTIIARAGNRTRELNDVTAHAEILAIRIAGDVLQSERLVECDLYVTLEPCAMCAAAISFARVRRLYYGASDPKGGGVEHGPRFYTQPTCHHIPEIYAGFSEADAQKILKDFFREKR; from the coding sequence ATGAAAAAGATTGCCGACGCCGTGAACCGGAATACGGCCACTCCCATGGAGATCGCACTGCAAGAAGCGCGCACTGCGAGCTTACGCGGAGAAGTGCCGATTGGTGCAGTTGTCGTGCATCAGGGAACGATTATTGCACGGGCGGGCAACCGCACACGCGAACTCAATGACGTGACTGCCCACGCAGAAATACTGGCAATCCGCATCGCTGGCGATGTTCTTCAATCCGAACGCCTCGTCGAATGCGACCTCTATGTAACGCTTGAACCCTGCGCGATGTGTGCAGCCGCAATTTCTTTCGCCCGCGTCCGTCGCCTCTATTACGGCGCTTCCGACCCAAAAGGCGGCGGCGTAGAACATGGGCCGCGCTTTTACACGCAGCCCACCTGCCACCACATCCCGGAGATTTACGCCGGTTTCTCAGAGGCTGATGCCCAGAAGATCCTCAAGGACTTCTTTCGAGAGAAACGCTGA
- a CDS encoding cytochrome b — protein MSNTNTFLDNRNGYGLISRAFHWLMALLFLWQFISAILRVFAKDTMFYNFFWSAHHQLGFALLMLVLLRGIWGLLNVNRRPHKQGRAGKLVALGHLLIYGLMFAVPAVALLRTYGSGRGFSFLGIQIFEQTSIQNAALTAPGNALHGLLGWLLLVVIAGHVLMALVHHFALRDDTLRYMTGRKALS, from the coding sequence ATGAGCAATACAAATACTTTTTTAGATAATCGAAACGGATATGGCCTGATCAGCAGGGCCTTTCATTGGCTGATGGCCCTTTTGTTCCTATGGCAATTCATCTCTGCCATTCTTCGTGTCTTTGCCAAGGATACGATGTTTTATAATTTTTTCTGGTCTGCGCATCACCAGCTCGGTTTTGCGCTTCTAATGCTTGTTTTGCTACGCGGTATTTGGGGGTTGCTGAACGTTAACAGGCGCCCGCATAAACAAGGCCGTGCCGGAAAGCTGGTTGCGCTGGGGCATCTTCTTATTTACGGGCTTATGTTCGCAGTTCCGGCTGTGGCTTTGCTACGCACATATGGCAGTGGGCGAGGTTTCTCGTTTCTTGGCATCCAGATCTTTGAGCAGACAAGCATACAGAACGCCGCACTGACCGCTCCTGGTAATGCGCTGCACGGTTTGCTGGGTTGGCTCCTGCTTGTAGTAATTGCCGGACATGTCTTGATGGCGCTTGTCCATCACTTTGCGCTGCGGGACGATACGTTGCGCTATATGACCGGCCGCAAGGCGTTGAGCTGA
- the ileS gene encoding isoleucine--tRNA ligase: MTETTKIDYSKTLNLPQTEFPMRAGLPQREPLFVERWEGMNLYKKLREQAKDRPLYVLHDGPPYANGNIHIGHALNKILKDVITRSFQMRGFNSNYVPGWDCHGLPIEWKIEEKYRAEGKNKDEVPINEFRRECREFAANWIRVQTDEFKRLAILGDFENPYTTMNFHAESRIAGELLKFAASGQLYRGSKPVMWSVVERTALAEAEVEYHDVESDMIWVKFPVAGQNDLSGSDVVIWTTTPWTIPGNRAVSYSSRIEYGLYEVMEAENDFGPRPGEKLVFADKLAEESFAKAKLQFKRLRGVSSDELGKVVLDHPLKGFGGGYEFAVPMLDGDHVTDDAGTGFVHTAPSHGREDFEAWMNNVRELEARGIDPSIPFPVDDGGYYTKDAPGFGPDREGGPARVIDDNGKKGDANKSVMDQLIARDKLFARGRLKHSYPHSWRSKKQVIFRNTPQWFVYMDKNLGDGTTLRSRALKAIDDTRFVPAAGQTRLRSMIEGRPDWVLSRQRAWGVPICVFVDEEGSILQDDAVNKRVLDAFEAEGADAWFAEGARERFLGNRAIEPWVQVRDILDVWFDSGSTHTFTLEDRPDMKWPADVYLEGSDQHRGWFHSSLLESCGTRGRAPYNAVVTHGFTMDEHGKKMSKSLGNTVTPQDVIKESGADILRLWVMTTDYWEDQRLGKSIIQTNIDAYRKLRNTIRWMLGTLAHDEGENVAHADLPELERLMLHRLTELDEVVRSGYDTFDFKRIARSLIDFMNVELSAFYFDIRKDALYCDAPSSVRRKAALQTVREIFDRLTTWLAPMLPFTMEEAWLDRYPQSVSVHAEQFRPTLAEWRDDVLAEKWRKVRAVRRVVTGALELERADKRIGSSLEASPVVHISDKSLSDSLDGLDFAEICITSGISFSDAAAPEGAFTLGDVKGVAVVPARAEGEKCARSWRYTTDVGSDPEFPEVSARDAEALRELKALGKLDA, translated from the coding sequence ATGACCGAGACGACCAAGATCGATTACTCAAAAACCCTCAATCTGCCGCAGACAGAATTTCCGATGCGCGCGGGCCTGCCGCAGCGCGAACCGCTGTTCGTCGAGCGCTGGGAGGGGATGAACCTTTACAAGAAGCTGCGCGAGCAGGCGAAAGACCGCCCGCTTTATGTGCTGCACGATGGCCCGCCCTATGCCAACGGCAATATCCATATCGGCCATGCGCTGAACAAGATCCTCAAGGACGTCATCACCCGTTCGTTCCAGATGCGCGGCTTCAACTCGAACTATGTTCCGGGCTGGGATTGCCACGGCCTGCCGATCGAGTGGAAGATCGAGGAAAAATACCGCGCCGAAGGCAAGAACAAGGACGAAGTGCCGATCAACGAATTCCGCAGGGAATGCCGTGAATTCGCCGCCAACTGGATCAGGGTCCAGACGGATGAGTTCAAGCGCCTTGCGATCCTTGGCGATTTCGAAAATCCGTATACGACGATGAACTTCCATGCTGAATCGCGTATCGCTGGCGAGCTTCTCAAGTTCGCGGCTTCCGGTCAGCTTTATCGCGGCTCCAAGCCGGTGATGTGGTCGGTCGTCGAGCGCACGGCGCTTGCCGAGGCGGAAGTCGAGTATCACGATGTCGAGTCGGATATGATCTGGGTCAAGTTTCCGGTCGCCGGTCAGAACGATCTCTCCGGCAGCGATGTGGTGATCTGGACGACCACCCCCTGGACGATCCCCGGCAACCGCGCAGTGTCCTACTCGTCGCGCATCGAATACGGACTTTACGAAGTCATGGAAGCGGAAAACGATTTTGGCCCGCGTCCGGGCGAAAAGCTCGTCTTCGCCGACAAGCTGGCCGAAGAAAGCTTCGCCAAGGCAAAGCTTCAGTTCAAGCGCCTGCGTGGCGTTTCGTCCGATGAGCTTGGCAAGGTCGTGCTCGACCACCCGCTGAAAGGCTTTGGCGGCGGCTATGAATTTGCAGTGCCGATGCTCGACGGCGATCATGTGACCGACGATGCGGGTACGGGCTTTGTCCACACCGCGCCAAGCCATGGCCGCGAAGACTTTGAAGCCTGGATGAACAATGTTCGTGAACTGGAAGCGCGCGGTATCGATCCGAGCATCCCGTTCCCGGTCGATGATGGCGGCTACTATACCAAGGACGCGCCCGGTTTTGGTCCTGACCGCGAAGGCGGCCCGGCACGGGTCATCGACGACAACGGCAAGAAGGGCGATGCCAACAAGTCGGTGATGGATCAGCTCATCGCCCGTGACAAGCTCTTCGCCCGCGGTCGCCTGAAGCACTCCTATCCGCATTCCTGGCGTTCGAAGAAGCAGGTCATCTTCCGCAACACGCCGCAATGGTTCGTCTATATGGACAAGAACCTTGGCGACGGCACCACGCTGCGCTCGCGTGCGCTGAAGGCCATCGACGATACGCGTTTCGTTCCGGCTGCCGGTCAGACACGCCTGCGCTCGATGATCGAAGGCCGCCCGGACTGGGTGCTTTCGCGTCAGCGCGCCTGGGGCGTGCCGATCTGCGTTTTCGTGGATGAAGAAGGCAGCATCCTTCAGGATGATGCGGTCAACAAGCGTGTTCTCGATGCTTTTGAAGCCGAAGGCGCTGATGCATGGTTTGCCGAAGGTGCGCGCGAGCGGTTCCTTGGCAACCGCGCTATTGAGCCATGGGTGCAGGTGCGCGACATTCTGGACGTGTGGTTCGATTCCGGTTCGACCCACACCTTCACGCTGGAAGATCGCCCGGACATGAAGTGGCCAGCAGACGTCTATCTCGAAGGCTCAGACCAGCATCGCGGCTGGTTCCACTCGTCGCTTCTCGAAAGCTGCGGCACACGCGGTCGCGCGCCATATAATGCCGTTGTGACCCATGGTTTTACCATGGACGAGCACGGCAAGAAAATGTCGAAGTCGCTCGGCAATACGGTAACGCCGCAGGACGTCATCAAGGAATCCGGCGCTGATATCCTGCGTCTCTGGGTCATGACGACCGATTATTGGGAAGATCAGCGCCTCGGCAAGAGCATCATCCAGACCAATATCGACGCCTATCGCAAGCTGCGCAACACCATCCGCTGGATGCTGGGCACGCTGGCGCATGACGAAGGCGAAAACGTTGCCCATGCCGATCTGCCGGAACTTGAGCGCCTGATGCTGCACCGTCTGACGGAGCTGGATGAGGTTGTGCGCTCCGGTTATGACACATTCGATTTCAAGCGCATCGCGCGTTCGCTGATTGATTTCATGAATGTCGAGCTTTCGGCCTTCTATTTCGATATCCGCAAGGACGCGCTTTACTGCGACGCGCCGTCGAGTGTTCGCCGCAAGGCCGCGCTGCAGACCGTGCGTGAAATCTTCGACCGCCTGACGACCTGGCTTGCGCCGATGCTGCCTTTCACCATGGAAGAAGCATGGCTCGACCGTTACCCGCAGTCGGTTTCGGTCCATGCCGAGCAGTTCCGTCCGACGCTGGCCGAATGGCGCGATGACGTGCTGGCTGAAAAGTGGCGCAAGGTGCGCGCGGTTCGCCGCGTCGTGACCGGCGCGCTCGAACTGGAGCGCGCTGACAAGCGCATCGGTTCGTCGCTGGAAGCTTCACCGGTGGTTCATATCTCCGACAAGAGCCTGAGCGATTCGCTGGACGGTCTCGATTTTGCGGAGATCTGCATCACCAGCGGCATCTCGTTCAGCGATGCAGCCGCACCGGAAGGCGCTTTCACGCTTGGCGATGTGAAGGGCGTGGCCGTTGTGCCAGCGCGTGCGGAGGGCGAAAAATGTGCCCGCTCGTGGCGCTACACGACCGATGTGGGTTCCGACCCGGAATTCCCGGAAGTGTCGGCGCGCGATGCCGAGGCACTGCGCGAATTGAAGGCGCTCGGCAAGCTCGACGCCTGA